The following are encoded together in the Scomber scombrus chromosome 7, fScoSco1.1, whole genome shotgun sequence genome:
- the LOC133983659 gene encoding uncharacterized protein LOC133983659: protein MKTGSVLLLLVFLGTCLAYQYHNVALRGKATQSQQYRGKYSSLAAAYNAIDGNRDARFPAGSCSHTEKMANPWWRVDLLEKYMVTTIIITNRRDCCADRLNGAEIHVTKNLHSGYSGYSSYSGYHGYHGHRNPVVAVISHIPAGRAHIYNLEKPVEGRFVTVVLPGSGKVLTLCEVEVYGYRAPTGVNLAIHGAASQSSSYSYQCHPSNAIDGNHATTWAKGSCSCTKWTNSPWWQLDLGKTHRVNSVKITNRKTYPKYLDGAEIRIGNSPVNTGSNNPRCAVISHIPAGFSQTFDCKGMDGRYVIIVVPGKTVYLTLCEVEVYGSVLD from the exons ATGAAAACCGGTTCAGTTCTGCTGTTGCTGGTCTTCCTGGGGACATGCTTGGCTTACCAGTACC ACAATGTGGCCTTGCGTGGCAAAGCAACTCAGTCACAGCAATACAGGGGAAAGTATTCTTCTCTGGCGGCTGCTTACAACGCCATTGATGGAAACCGTGATGCTCGTTTTCCTGCTGGTTCATGCAGCCACACTGAAAAAATGGCCAACCCCTGGTGGAGAGTGGACCTGCTGGAGAAGTACATGGTCACCACTATCATCATCACCAACAGAAGAGACTGCTGTGCAGACAGGCTCAATGGGGCTGAGATTCATGTCACAAAGAATTTGCATTCTGGTTACTCTGGTTACTCGAGTTACTCTGGTTACCACGGTTACCACGGTCACAGAAACCCAGT ggtTGCTGTAATTTCTCATATCCCAGCAGGCAGGGCCCATATCTATAACCTTGAAAAACCTGTGGAGGGACGTTTTGTGACTGTGGTTTTACCTGGTTCAGGAAAGGTCCTCACACTCTGTGAAGTGGAAGTCTACGGCTACCGTGCTCCAACTG GAGTGAACCTGGCAATCCACGGAGCAGCCTCACAGTCATCATCGTATTCATATCAATGCCATCCAAGTAATGCTATAGATGGGAATCATGCCACCACATGGGCAAAGGGAAGCTGTTCTTGTACAAAATGGACAAACAGTCCCTGGTGGCAACTGGACCTTGGCAAAACCCATAGAGTGAACTCTGTCAAGATAACCAACAGAAAAACATACCCAAAATACCTTGATGGAGCTGAGATCCGCATTGGAAATTCTCCTGTGAACACTGGCAGCAACAATCCCCG GTGTGCTGTGATCAGTCACATCCCTGCAGGTTTTTCGCAGACGTTCGACTGTAAGGGGATGGACGGTCGCTACGTTATCATAGTTGTTCCTGGAAAAACTGTGTATCTGACCCTGTGTGAGGTGGAGGTGTATGGCTCTGTATTGGATTAG
- the LOC133983658 gene encoding uncharacterized protein LOC133983658: MKTGSVLLLLVFLGTCLADQHYQNLALRGTATQSQRLRGKTDVFGAAYNAIDGNREARFTAGSCSHTAKMTNPWWRVDLLDSYMVLTIIITNRGDCCADRLNGAEIYVTKNLHSIGYSAYEGHSIPAYQSRINPQVAVITYIPAGRSHIITLKKPVEGRFVTVVLPGYERILSLCEVEVYGYRAPTGFNLAVLGKASQSSLYSYQCDAYHAIDGRHTTTWGEGSCSCTKSTLSPWWQLDLGKTHKVNSVKITNTKTYPKYLDGAEIRIGKSPAQTGTNNPRCAVISHIPAGFSQTFDCKGMDGRYIIIVAPGKTVYLTLCEVEVYGSVLD; this comes from the exons ATGAAAACCGGTTCAGTTCTGCTGTTGCTGGTCTTCCTGGGGACATGCTTGGCTGACCAACACTACC AAAATTTGGCCTTGCGTGGCACAGCAACTCAGTCACAGCGCTTGAGGGGAAAGACCGATGTTTTTGGGGCTGCTTACAATGCCATTGATGGAAACCGTGAAGCTCGTTTTACCGCCGGTTCATGCAGCCACACTGCAAAAATGACCAACCCCTGGTGGAGGGTGGACCTGCTGGACTCCTACATGGTCCTCACTATCATCATCACCAACAGAGGAGATTGCTGTGCAGACAGGCTCAATGGGGCAGAGATTTATGTCACAAAAAATTTGCATTCCATCGGTTACTCAGCTTACGAAGGTCACAGTATACCAGCGTACCAAAGTCGCATAAACCCACA ggTTGCTGTAATTACTTATATCCCAGCAGGCAGGTCTCATATAATAACTCTTAAAAAACCTGTGGAGGGACGTTTTGTGACTGTCGTTTTACCTGGTTATGAAAGGATCCTCTCACTCTGTGAAGTGGAAGTCTATGGCTACCGTGCTCCAACTG GATTCAACCTGGCAGTCCTCGGAAAAGCCTCACAGTCATCATTGTATTCGTATCAATGCGATGCATATCATGCTATAGATGGGCGTCATACCACCACATGGGGAGAAGGCAGTTGTTCTTGTACAAAATCGACACTTAGTCCCTGGTGGCAACTGGACCTTGGCAAAACCCATAAAGTGAACTCTGTCAAGATaaccaacacaaaaacatacccAAAATATCTTGATGGAGCTGAGATCCGCATCGGAAAGTCTCCTGCACAAACTGGCACCAACAATCCCCG gTGTGCTGTGATCAGTCACATCCCTGCAGGTTTTTCGCAGACGTTCGACTGTAAGGGGATGGACGGTCGCTACATTATCATAGTTGCTCCTGGAAAAACTGTGTATCTGACCCTGTGTGAGGTGGAGGTGTATGGCTCTGTATTGGATTAG
- the LOC133983661 gene encoding fucolectin-4-like: MKLNSVLFSLLFVGTCSAYTYQNVALRGKATQSDRWENIFGSAYNAIDGNRDSRLAAGSCSHTDSQTNPWWRVDLLDTYVVTSIIITNRGDCCAERIDGAEIHIGNSLRDNGAANPVIAVISSIPAGRSYTVTVTKHVEGRYVTVVVPGLEKILALCEVEVYGYRAPTEENLAVRGKASQSSLHSFGHAYNAIDGNRDSVWGRATCSHTGYDLNPWWRLDMGKTQKVFSVNIVSRDGDPHRLNGAEIRIGNSPQHNGNNNPRCAVINNIPAGVSQTFQCNGMDGRYLTIVIPGRHEYLILCEVEVYGSVLD, from the exons ATGAAACTCAATTCAGTGCTGTTCTCGCTGCTCTTTGTGGGGACGTGCTCGGCCTACACTTATC AAAACGTGGCCTTGCGAGGAAAAGCGACACAGTCAGATCGTTGGGAGAATATATTCGGATCTGCCTACAATGCCATTGATGGAAACCGTGACTCTCGTCTTGCGGCTGGCTCATGCAGCCACACTGATAGTCAGACCAACCCCTGGTGGAGGGTGGACCTGCTGGATACCTACGTGGTCacatccatcatcatcaccaacagAGGAGACTGCTGTGCAGAAAGGATCGATGGAGCAGAGATTCATATTGGAAACTCTTTACGAGACAATGGTGCAGCAAACCCAGT TATTGCTGTAATATCCAGTATCCCAGCAGGCAGATCTTACACAGTAACTGTTACAAAACATGTGGAGGGACGTTATGTGACTGTGGTTGTACCTGGTTTAGAAAAGATCCTCGCACTTTGTGAAGTGGAAGTCTACGGATACCGTGCTCCAACTG AAGAGAACCTGGCAGTCCGAGGAAAAGCCTCACAGTCATCACTGCATTCATTTGGCCACGCATATAATGCCATAGATGGGAATCGTGACAGTGTCTGGGGCCGGGCCACCTGCAGCCACACAGGATATGATCTCAACCCCTGGTGGCGACTGGATATGGGGAAAACCCAAAAAGTGTTTTCTGTCAACATTGTCAGCAGAGATGGTGACCCACACCGACTCAATGGAGCTGAGATCCGCATCGGAAACTCTCCTCAACACAATGGCAACAACAATCCAAG GTGTGCGGTGATCAATAACATCCCTGCAGGTGTTTCCCAAACGTTCCAGTGTAACGGGATGGACGGTCGCTATCTTACCATAGTCATTCCTGGAAGACACGAGTACCTCATCCTATGTGAGGTGGAGGTGTATGGCTCTGTATTGGATTAG